From the genome of Myripristis murdjan chromosome 22, fMyrMur1.1, whole genome shotgun sequence, one region includes:
- the prph2la gene encoding photoreceptor outer segment membrane glycoprotein 2, producing the protein MAVLRVKFTKDKRDKLAQVLWILNWISVVTGAILFSLGIFLKVEINKRWELMAEKDIQYVPNMLIAVGLLACGINFLGGKICYDCVDTTKFLRWKLIMLPYIICTFFFTFCVLVGALMCYGMQSELEDALTMGLSEAMRFYKDTDTPGRCFLKRSMDMLQIEFKCCGNTGFRDWFQIQWISSRYLDTSQKEVVDRLRSNVEGKYLMDGVPFSCCNSNSPRPCIQWQITNSSAHFNYDYQTEELNLWMKGCRQALLDYYNHIMRSIGLTVLITWLFELSVLTGVRYLQTSLENVLRQGDPNCESDGWLLENSFVETARSNLNIIKNLGKCNQIDTTNNGDPNINIPSTSKADYGPDNVPPKQIPADS; encoded by the exons ATGGCGGTCTTGAGAGTCAAGTTCACTAAGGACAAGCGGGACAAACTGGCCCAGGTGCTTTGGATCTTGAACTGGATCTCAGTGGTGACAGGGGCCATCCTGTTCAGCCTGGGAATCTTCCTGAAAGTGGAGATTAACAAGCGATGGGAACTGATGGCCGAGAAGGACATCCAATATGTCCCAAACATGCTGATTGCTGTGGGCCTCCTCGCCTGTGGCATCAACTTCTTGGGGGGGAAGATCTGCTATGATTGTGTGGACACCACCAAGTTCTTGCGATGGAAGCTCATCATGCTGCCCTACATCATATGTACCTTCTTCTTCACCTtctgtgtgttggtgggggCACTGATGTGTTACGGCATGCAGAGTGAGCTGGAGGACGCTCTGACCATGGGGCTGTCAGAGGCCATGAGGTTCTACAAGGACACGGACACGCCGGGACGCTGCTTCCTGAAACGCAGCATGGACATGCTCCAGATTGAGTTCAAGTGCTGTGGGAACACTGGTTTTAGAGACTGGTTTCAGATACAGTGGATCAGCAGCCGCTACCTGGACACATCCCAAAAAGAGGTGGTGGA CCGATTAAGGAGTAATGTGGAGGGGAAGTACCTGATGGACGGGGTCCCTTTCAGCTGCTGTAACAGCAACTCGCCCCGGCCCTGCATTCAGTGGCAGATCACCAACAGCTCTGCCCATTTCAACTATGACTACCAGACAGAGGAGCTAAACCTGTGGATGAAAGGCTGTCGCCAGGCCTTGCTGGACTACTACAACCACATCATGCGGTCCATTGGCCTCACAGTCCTCATCACCTGGCTTTTTGAG TTGTCAGTGCTGACAGGTGTACGCTACCTCCAGACCTCTCTGGAAAACGTGCTGAGGCAAGGAGACCCCAACTGTGAGTCAGATGGCTGGCTCCTGGAGAACAGCTTTGTGGAAACAGCCCGCAGCAACCTGAACATCATCAAGAACCTTGGCAAGTGCAACCAGATAGACACAACCAACAATGGGGACCCCAACATTAACATCCCCTCCACTTCAAAAGCCGATTATGGACCAGACAACGTCCCACCAAAGCAAATACCTGCAGACAGCTGA
- the LOC115354306 gene encoding uncharacterized protein LOC115354306 isoform X2: MLDTEGQWSKALANNNIRAIICWLRNLTTGGDGDIDESLATFSCWVQRTSEFAKKELLTLCFSRCQGLWMCLDQSSFTRVHLLLQRLRNLLTLAQWGRRQLSSAHLWHGVGVPCVLCRETCGCSEARCRCWNREHRALKQHIWLGQLVQWLGITGLLPKYPEAHELKRISQMWREMDHSHRKACLQTPGWEEGGMENWSSFIQGMVAQVDKQHGCIWTSEDYTDQHYPPPNLQALLKLVLVPHIDNMSVQAILMYFILDMANFLQCKDDLLQSFCHAFTIPSSFSQQIRAFWMLDHGHVKASMELLLSPRAAPPWLSWQHRCILHCLLSRRQHRMALRYLLWTRPAMERLQDVKLCADVLLQNGCVYEAWAMLRKGHTERDDKVKYFLQTCKELGLCEEALMCIPEGYNDEDENTNDAYNGTESVLQPRGSQLSVKKRGGPPCPLSAQLYQAQRMNTVSSKELVKLFRKAVTELRKPQPRISEVVWPEHRERKCSSKELYLSTQALRHLVPSPSPVDIAVRTEQIGHEDKPEEKPAIYNQQNAAWAHISSFKSQSMDDLSSNSFSSFTSASSLPLLRQDHPYVYESTLTLQRISALLTDGENESREEESRAASDSDASPECPDLTATLDGTTDLVSLNSSSKDSMEELVLSVEWGEEEEDFLTVDTVSGPSMEEDLPFDKSNEDTQSAPCLFEPQVKSHSFLSPVSEKTDYCKEVSEQIFDRPPDVTDLGCTVLSGNQEVQSHRVPPQIFSFGEAAASCCLMELESLQNACEFLQLEEAVELFCQDSQEVVGQPDMLTSCVLSESTQDLLAELHHSPLLEEPIASGSEALVEVGEQGSKTSSLLFSTCHSLCPTQFQIPGGFLSTATSPTLNAQISPFPADATCKRSPKASLEKEVAYFHSTSDRRGSWWKQGLETPATSGLLPERQHVPEITSERRASLALSRSCSHSLVNFMDLAAKQKGDKREGKQADKEEPAGCRSPGRASHQWAEQGVTGHRRARPRKGKRVKSA, from the exons ATGTTGGACACAGAGGGCCAGTGGTCCAAGGCGTTGGCCAACAACAACATCAGGGCCATCATCTGCTGGCTGCGAAACCTTACAACCGGAG GTGATGGTGATATAGATGAAAGCTTAGCTACTTTCAGCTGCTGGGTGCAGAGAACATCTGAGTTTGCTAAAAAGGAGTTGTTAACCCTTT GTTTCAGCCGCTGCCAGGGCCTGTGGATGTGTCTGGACCAGAGCTCCTTCACCAGAGTTCACCTGCTGCTCCAGAGGCTGAGGAACCTGCTCACCTTGGCCCAGTGGGGCAGgaggcagctcagctcagcccaCCTCTGGCATG GTGTGGGGGTCCCATGTGTGCTGTGCAGGGAGACATGTGGGTGCTCAGAAGCCAGATGTAGGTGCTGGAATCGAGAACACAGAGCTTTGAAGCAACACATCTGGCTGGGCCAGCTGGTGCAGTGGCTTGGCATCACTGGGCTTCTGCCCAAATACCCTG AAGCCCATGAGTTGAAGCGTATCTCTCAGATGTGGAGAGAAATGGATCACAGTCACCGCAAGGCTTGTCTACAAACACCTGG atgggaggaaggaggaatgGAGAACTGGAGCTCTTTCATACAGGGTATGGTGGCTCAGGTGGACAAACAGCACGGATGTATTTGGACTTCTGAAGACTACACAGACCAGCACTATCCTCCTCCTAACTTGCAAGCCCTGCTAAAGCTTGTTCTAGTGCCTCATATTGACAACATGTCTGTCCAGGCTATT CTCATGTACTTCATCCTGGACATGGCTAATTTCCTGCAGTGCAAAGATGACCTCCTGCAGTCTTTCTGCCATGCATTTACAATTCCTTCCAGCTTCTCCCAACAAATCAGGGCTTTCTGGATGCTTGACCATGGCCATGTCAAG GCCTCCATGGAACTGTTGCTGAGCCCCAGGGCTGCACCACCCTGGCTTTCCTGGCAGCACCGTTGTATCCTTCACTGCCTACTGAGCAGGAGGCAGCATCGCATGGCATTAAGGTACCTCCTCTGGACCAGACCTGCCATGGAGAGACTTCAGGATGTCAAGCTCTGTGCAGATGTTCTACTTCAGAATGG TTGTGTCTATGAGGCCTGGGCCATGCTGAGGAAAGGACACACAGAAAGGGATGACAAAGTCAAGTACTTCCTCCAGACTTGTAAGGAACTTGGTCTGTGTGAAGAAGCTTTAATGTGCATCCCAGAGGGATACAAT GATGAAGATGAGAACACTAATGATGCTTACAATGGGACTGAGAGTGTTCTACAACCTAGAGGGTCACAGCTGTCAGTGAAAAAGAGAG GAGGTCCACCGTGTCCATTGTCTGCCCAGCTGTATCAGGCTCAGAGGATGAACACAGTGTCCTCAAAGGAACTGGTCAAACTATTCAGGAAGGCTGTGACGGAACTGAGGAAACCACAGCCGAGAATAAG TGAGGTGGTGTGGCCGGAGCACCGAGAGAGAAAGTGCAGCAGCAAGGAGCTGTATCTATCAACCCAGGCTCTGCGTCATCTTGTTCCCAGCCCCTCCCCTGTGGATATTGCTGTCAGAACAGAGCAAATAGGACATGAAGATAAACCAGAGGAAAAGCCTGCCATTTataat CAGCAAAATGCAGCATGGGCGCACATTTCATCCTTTAAGTCCCAATCTATGGATGATCTGAGCTCCaactctttctcctccttcacctcgGCCTCGTCCTTGCCTCTGCTGAGACAGGACCATCCTTATGTGTATGAGAGCACCCTGACCCTGCAGAGGATCTCAGCTCTCCTCACTGATGGAGAGAAcgagagcagggaggaggagagcagagccgCCTCGGACTCAGATGCCTCACCAGAGTGTCCTGACCTGACAGCGACACTAGATGGCACCACAGACCTCGTTTCCCTCAACAGCTCCAGCAAGGACAGCATGGAAGAGTTGGTGCTTTCTGTAGAGT ggggagaggaggaagaagacttTCTCACTGTCGATACAGTTTCAGGGCCTTCCATGGAGGAAGACCTTCCTTTTGACAAGAG TAATGAAGATACCCAGTCTGCGCCATGCCTCTTTGAGCCCCAAGTGAAGAGTCACAGTttcctctcacctgtctctg AGAAAACGGATTACTGTAAAGAAGTGTCTGAGCAGATCTTTGACAGACCCCCAGATGTCACTGATCTGGGGTGCACTGTGCTGTCAGGAAACCAAGAGGTCCAATCACATCGTGTCCCTCCCCAGATCTTCTCATTTGGTGAGGCAGCTGCATCCTGCTGTTTAATGGAACTGGAATCTCTTCAG AATGCATGTGAGTTTCTCCAGCTTGAGGAGGCAGTGGAATTGTTCTGTCAAGACTCCCAGGAGGTGGTGGGCCAGCCAGACATGCTGACTTCCTGTGTCCTGTCTGAGAGCACCCAGGACCTGCTGGCTGAGCTTCATCACAGCCCTCTTTTAGAGGAACCTATTGCCAGTGGCTCAGAGGCATTGGTGGAGGTGGGCGAGCAGGGCAGCAAaacatcctccctcctcttctcgaCATGCCACTCCCTTTGCCCCACACAGTTTCAGATTCCTGGTGGCTTTCTATCCACGGCGACCAGCCCAACCCTCAACGCTCAGATTAGCCCCTTTCCCGCTGATGCCACTTGCAAGAGATCACCTAAGGCTTCTCTGGAAAAGGAGGTGGCCTACTTCCACAGCACCTCAGACAGGCGGGGCAGCTGGTGGAAACAGGGTCTGGAAACTCCAGCTACTTCTGGCCTTCTGCCTGAGAGACAGCATGTGCCAGAGATCACATCAG AAAGGAGGGCTTCTCTTGCACTCAGTCGGTCATGTTCCCACAGTCTAGTCAACTTCATGGACTTGGCGGCCAAACAGAAAGGCGACAAGAGAGAGGGCAAACAG GCAGACAAAGAGGAGCCGGCAGGTTGCAGGAGTCCTGGGAGGGCCTCACACCAATGGGCAGAGCAGGGTGTCACAGGCCATCGAAGAGCACGGCCCAGGAAAGGCAAACGAGTGAAGTCAGCATGA
- the tmem179ab gene encoding transmembrane protein 179 translates to MLRLRSALLPLRRRRVSGTQSRRGRYTKMALDNLIFAQCILYFLAFAFGFIAVVPLSENTEDFRGKCLLFTRGMWQNENITVSKQRFIVEEWGPESSCSFITFVGIASLILSAVQAWRLLFFLCKGHDDSIFNAFLNLLISSLVVFTVFLSSTIVSVGFNLWCDAITEGGTMPSSCEELQDTDLELGLDNSAFYDQFAIAQFGLWAAWLTWLGIAVMAFLKVYHNYRQEDLLDSLIHEKDLLLGRSSRRSSDGDLKTGLI, encoded by the exons ATGCTGCGCCTCCGCTCCGCGCTGCTCCCACTGCGCAGGCGCAGAGTGTCCGGGACGCAGAGCAGAAGAGGGAGATATACAAAAATGGCCCTCGATAATTTAATTTTCGCGCAGTGCATCCTTTATTTTTTAGCCTTTGCGTTCGGTTTCATCGCCGTGGTGCCTCTCTCGGAAAACACCGAAGATTTCCGGGGAAAATGCCTGCTTTTCACGCGGGGTATGTGGCAGAATGAGAACATCACTGTGTCGAAGCAGCGCTTCATCGTGGAGGAGTGGGGACCCGAGTCCtcctgcagcttcatcactttTGTCGGGATAGCGTCTCTCATCCTGTCCGCAGTGCAGGCATGGAGACTGCTGTTCTTTCTATGCAAAGGACACGACGA CTCCATCTTCAATGCCTTCCTGAACCTGCTGATCAGCTCGCTGGTGGTGTTCACAGTCTTCCTGTCCAGCACCATCGTCAGTGTGGGCTTCAACCTGTGGTGTGACGCCATCACCGAGGGGGGGACGATGCCCAGCAG ctgtgaggagctgcaggacacCGATCTAGAACTGGGCCTGGACAACTCCGCTTTCTATGACCAGTTTGCTATAGCTCAG TTTGGCCTCTGGGCTGCCTGGCTCACCTGGTTGGGTATAGCAGTGATGGCCTTCTTGAAGGTCTACCACAACTACAGACAAGAGGACCTGCTAGACAGCCTGATCCACGAGAAGGACCTGCTGCTGGGCCGCTCCTCACGCCGCAGCTCTGATGGGGACCTCAAGACCGGCCTGATCTAG
- the LOC115354306 gene encoding uncharacterized protein LOC115354306 isoform X1, whose protein sequence is MLDTEGQWSKALANNNIRAIICWLRNLTTGGDGDIDESLATFSCWVQRTSEFAKKELLTLCFSRCQGLWMCLDQSSFTRVHLLLQRLRNLLTLAQWGRRQLSSAHLWHGVGVPCVLCRETCGCSEARCRCWNREHRALKQHIWLGQLVQWLGITGLLPKYPEAHELKRISQMWREMDHSHRKACLQTPGWEEGGMENWSSFIQGMVAQVDKQHGCIWTSEDYTDQHYPPPNLQALLKLVLVPHIDNMSVQAILMYFILDMANFLQCKDDLLQSFCHAFTIPSSFSQQIRAFWMLDHGHVKASMELLLSPRAAPPWLSWQHRCILHCLLSRRQHRMALRYLLWTRPAMERLQDVKLCADVLLQNGCVYEAWAMLRKGHTERDDKVKYFLQTCKELGLCEEALMCIPEGYNDEDENTNDAYNGTESVLQPRGSQLSVKKRAGGPPCPLSAQLYQAQRMNTVSSKELVKLFRKAVTELRKPQPRISEVVWPEHRERKCSSKELYLSTQALRHLVPSPSPVDIAVRTEQIGHEDKPEEKPAIYNQQNAAWAHISSFKSQSMDDLSSNSFSSFTSASSLPLLRQDHPYVYESTLTLQRISALLTDGENESREEESRAASDSDASPECPDLTATLDGTTDLVSLNSSSKDSMEELVLSVEWGEEEEDFLTVDTVSGPSMEEDLPFDKSNEDTQSAPCLFEPQVKSHSFLSPVSEKTDYCKEVSEQIFDRPPDVTDLGCTVLSGNQEVQSHRVPPQIFSFGEAAASCCLMELESLQNACEFLQLEEAVELFCQDSQEVVGQPDMLTSCVLSESTQDLLAELHHSPLLEEPIASGSEALVEVGEQGSKTSSLLFSTCHSLCPTQFQIPGGFLSTATSPTLNAQISPFPADATCKRSPKASLEKEVAYFHSTSDRRGSWWKQGLETPATSGLLPERQHVPEITSERRASLALSRSCSHSLVNFMDLAAKQKGDKREGKQADKEEPAGCRSPGRASHQWAEQGVTGHRRARPRKGKRVKSA, encoded by the exons ATGTTGGACACAGAGGGCCAGTGGTCCAAGGCGTTGGCCAACAACAACATCAGGGCCATCATCTGCTGGCTGCGAAACCTTACAACCGGAG GTGATGGTGATATAGATGAAAGCTTAGCTACTTTCAGCTGCTGGGTGCAGAGAACATCTGAGTTTGCTAAAAAGGAGTTGTTAACCCTTT GTTTCAGCCGCTGCCAGGGCCTGTGGATGTGTCTGGACCAGAGCTCCTTCACCAGAGTTCACCTGCTGCTCCAGAGGCTGAGGAACCTGCTCACCTTGGCCCAGTGGGGCAGgaggcagctcagctcagcccaCCTCTGGCATG GTGTGGGGGTCCCATGTGTGCTGTGCAGGGAGACATGTGGGTGCTCAGAAGCCAGATGTAGGTGCTGGAATCGAGAACACAGAGCTTTGAAGCAACACATCTGGCTGGGCCAGCTGGTGCAGTGGCTTGGCATCACTGGGCTTCTGCCCAAATACCCTG AAGCCCATGAGTTGAAGCGTATCTCTCAGATGTGGAGAGAAATGGATCACAGTCACCGCAAGGCTTGTCTACAAACACCTGG atgggaggaaggaggaatgGAGAACTGGAGCTCTTTCATACAGGGTATGGTGGCTCAGGTGGACAAACAGCACGGATGTATTTGGACTTCTGAAGACTACACAGACCAGCACTATCCTCCTCCTAACTTGCAAGCCCTGCTAAAGCTTGTTCTAGTGCCTCATATTGACAACATGTCTGTCCAGGCTATT CTCATGTACTTCATCCTGGACATGGCTAATTTCCTGCAGTGCAAAGATGACCTCCTGCAGTCTTTCTGCCATGCATTTACAATTCCTTCCAGCTTCTCCCAACAAATCAGGGCTTTCTGGATGCTTGACCATGGCCATGTCAAG GCCTCCATGGAACTGTTGCTGAGCCCCAGGGCTGCACCACCCTGGCTTTCCTGGCAGCACCGTTGTATCCTTCACTGCCTACTGAGCAGGAGGCAGCATCGCATGGCATTAAGGTACCTCCTCTGGACCAGACCTGCCATGGAGAGACTTCAGGATGTCAAGCTCTGTGCAGATGTTCTACTTCAGAATGG TTGTGTCTATGAGGCCTGGGCCATGCTGAGGAAAGGACACACAGAAAGGGATGACAAAGTCAAGTACTTCCTCCAGACTTGTAAGGAACTTGGTCTGTGTGAAGAAGCTTTAATGTGCATCCCAGAGGGATACAAT GATGAAGATGAGAACACTAATGATGCTTACAATGGGACTGAGAGTGTTCTACAACCTAGAGGGTCACAGCTGTCAGTGAAAAAGAGAG CAGGAGGTCCACCGTGTCCATTGTCTGCCCAGCTGTATCAGGCTCAGAGGATGAACACAGTGTCCTCAAAGGAACTGGTCAAACTATTCAGGAAGGCTGTGACGGAACTGAGGAAACCACAGCCGAGAATAAG TGAGGTGGTGTGGCCGGAGCACCGAGAGAGAAAGTGCAGCAGCAAGGAGCTGTATCTATCAACCCAGGCTCTGCGTCATCTTGTTCCCAGCCCCTCCCCTGTGGATATTGCTGTCAGAACAGAGCAAATAGGACATGAAGATAAACCAGAGGAAAAGCCTGCCATTTataat CAGCAAAATGCAGCATGGGCGCACATTTCATCCTTTAAGTCCCAATCTATGGATGATCTGAGCTCCaactctttctcctccttcacctcgGCCTCGTCCTTGCCTCTGCTGAGACAGGACCATCCTTATGTGTATGAGAGCACCCTGACCCTGCAGAGGATCTCAGCTCTCCTCACTGATGGAGAGAAcgagagcagggaggaggagagcagagccgCCTCGGACTCAGATGCCTCACCAGAGTGTCCTGACCTGACAGCGACACTAGATGGCACCACAGACCTCGTTTCCCTCAACAGCTCCAGCAAGGACAGCATGGAAGAGTTGGTGCTTTCTGTAGAGT ggggagaggaggaagaagacttTCTCACTGTCGATACAGTTTCAGGGCCTTCCATGGAGGAAGACCTTCCTTTTGACAAGAG TAATGAAGATACCCAGTCTGCGCCATGCCTCTTTGAGCCCCAAGTGAAGAGTCACAGTttcctctcacctgtctctg AGAAAACGGATTACTGTAAAGAAGTGTCTGAGCAGATCTTTGACAGACCCCCAGATGTCACTGATCTGGGGTGCACTGTGCTGTCAGGAAACCAAGAGGTCCAATCACATCGTGTCCCTCCCCAGATCTTCTCATTTGGTGAGGCAGCTGCATCCTGCTGTTTAATGGAACTGGAATCTCTTCAG AATGCATGTGAGTTTCTCCAGCTTGAGGAGGCAGTGGAATTGTTCTGTCAAGACTCCCAGGAGGTGGTGGGCCAGCCAGACATGCTGACTTCCTGTGTCCTGTCTGAGAGCACCCAGGACCTGCTGGCTGAGCTTCATCACAGCCCTCTTTTAGAGGAACCTATTGCCAGTGGCTCAGAGGCATTGGTGGAGGTGGGCGAGCAGGGCAGCAAaacatcctccctcctcttctcgaCATGCCACTCCCTTTGCCCCACACAGTTTCAGATTCCTGGTGGCTTTCTATCCACGGCGACCAGCCCAACCCTCAACGCTCAGATTAGCCCCTTTCCCGCTGATGCCACTTGCAAGAGATCACCTAAGGCTTCTCTGGAAAAGGAGGTGGCCTACTTCCACAGCACCTCAGACAGGCGGGGCAGCTGGTGGAAACAGGGTCTGGAAACTCCAGCTACTTCTGGCCTTCTGCCTGAGAGACAGCATGTGCCAGAGATCACATCAG AAAGGAGGGCTTCTCTTGCACTCAGTCGGTCATGTTCCCACAGTCTAGTCAACTTCATGGACTTGGCGGCCAAACAGAAAGGCGACAAGAGAGAGGGCAAACAG GCAGACAAAGAGGAGCCGGCAGGTTGCAGGAGTCCTGGGAGGGCCTCACACCAATGGGCAGAGCAGGGTGTCACAGGCCATCGAAGAGCACGGCCCAGGAAAGGCAAACGAGTGAAGTCAGCATGA
- the LOC115354306 gene encoding uncharacterized protein LOC115354306 isoform X3, translating into MLDTEGQWSKALANNNIRAIICWLRNLTTGGDGDIDESLATFSCWVQRTSEFAKKELLTLCFSRCQGLWMCLDQSSFTRVHLLLQRLRNLLTLAQWGRRQLSSAHLWHGVGVPCVLCRETCGCSEARCRCWNREHRALKQHIWLGQLVQWLGITGLLPKYPEAHELKRISQMWREMDHSHRKACLQTPGWEEGGMENWSSFIQGMVAQVDKQHGCIWTSEDYTDQHYPPPNLQALLKLVLVPHIDNMSVQAILMYFILDMANFLQCKDDLLQSFCHAFTIPSSFSQQIRAFWMLDHGHVKASMELLLSPRAAPPWLSWQHRCILHCLLSRRQHRMALRYLLWTRPAMERLQDVKLCADVLLQNGCVYEAWAMLRKGHTERDDKVKYFLQTCKELGLCEEALMCIPEGYNDEDENTNDAYNGTESVLQPRGSQLSVKKRAGGPPCPLSAQLYQAQRMNTVSSKELVKLFRKAVTELRKPQPRISEVVWPEHRERKCSSKELYLSTQALRHLVPSPSPVDIAVRTEQIGHEDKPEEKPAIYNQNAAWAHISSFKSQSMDDLSSNSFSSFTSASSLPLLRQDHPYVYESTLTLQRISALLTDGENESREEESRAASDSDASPECPDLTATLDGTTDLVSLNSSSKDSMEELVLSVEWGEEEEDFLTVDTVSGPSMEEDLPFDKSNEDTQSAPCLFEPQVKSHSFLSPVSEKTDYCKEVSEQIFDRPPDVTDLGCTVLSGNQEVQSHRVPPQIFSFGEAAASCCLMELESLQNACEFLQLEEAVELFCQDSQEVVGQPDMLTSCVLSESTQDLLAELHHSPLLEEPIASGSEALVEVGEQGSKTSSLLFSTCHSLCPTQFQIPGGFLSTATSPTLNAQISPFPADATCKRSPKASLEKEVAYFHSTSDRRGSWWKQGLETPATSGLLPERQHVPEITSERRASLALSRSCSHSLVNFMDLAAKQKGDKREGKQADKEEPAGCRSPGRASHQWAEQGVTGHRRARPRKGKRVKSA; encoded by the exons ATGTTGGACACAGAGGGCCAGTGGTCCAAGGCGTTGGCCAACAACAACATCAGGGCCATCATCTGCTGGCTGCGAAACCTTACAACCGGAG GTGATGGTGATATAGATGAAAGCTTAGCTACTTTCAGCTGCTGGGTGCAGAGAACATCTGAGTTTGCTAAAAAGGAGTTGTTAACCCTTT GTTTCAGCCGCTGCCAGGGCCTGTGGATGTGTCTGGACCAGAGCTCCTTCACCAGAGTTCACCTGCTGCTCCAGAGGCTGAGGAACCTGCTCACCTTGGCCCAGTGGGGCAGgaggcagctcagctcagcccaCCTCTGGCATG GTGTGGGGGTCCCATGTGTGCTGTGCAGGGAGACATGTGGGTGCTCAGAAGCCAGATGTAGGTGCTGGAATCGAGAACACAGAGCTTTGAAGCAACACATCTGGCTGGGCCAGCTGGTGCAGTGGCTTGGCATCACTGGGCTTCTGCCCAAATACCCTG AAGCCCATGAGTTGAAGCGTATCTCTCAGATGTGGAGAGAAATGGATCACAGTCACCGCAAGGCTTGTCTACAAACACCTGG atgggaggaaggaggaatgGAGAACTGGAGCTCTTTCATACAGGGTATGGTGGCTCAGGTGGACAAACAGCACGGATGTATTTGGACTTCTGAAGACTACACAGACCAGCACTATCCTCCTCCTAACTTGCAAGCCCTGCTAAAGCTTGTTCTAGTGCCTCATATTGACAACATGTCTGTCCAGGCTATT CTCATGTACTTCATCCTGGACATGGCTAATTTCCTGCAGTGCAAAGATGACCTCCTGCAGTCTTTCTGCCATGCATTTACAATTCCTTCCAGCTTCTCCCAACAAATCAGGGCTTTCTGGATGCTTGACCATGGCCATGTCAAG GCCTCCATGGAACTGTTGCTGAGCCCCAGGGCTGCACCACCCTGGCTTTCCTGGCAGCACCGTTGTATCCTTCACTGCCTACTGAGCAGGAGGCAGCATCGCATGGCATTAAGGTACCTCCTCTGGACCAGACCTGCCATGGAGAGACTTCAGGATGTCAAGCTCTGTGCAGATGTTCTACTTCAGAATGG TTGTGTCTATGAGGCCTGGGCCATGCTGAGGAAAGGACACACAGAAAGGGATGACAAAGTCAAGTACTTCCTCCAGACTTGTAAGGAACTTGGTCTGTGTGAAGAAGCTTTAATGTGCATCCCAGAGGGATACAAT GATGAAGATGAGAACACTAATGATGCTTACAATGGGACTGAGAGTGTTCTACAACCTAGAGGGTCACAGCTGTCAGTGAAAAAGAGAG CAGGAGGTCCACCGTGTCCATTGTCTGCCCAGCTGTATCAGGCTCAGAGGATGAACACAGTGTCCTCAAAGGAACTGGTCAAACTATTCAGGAAGGCTGTGACGGAACTGAGGAAACCACAGCCGAGAATAAG TGAGGTGGTGTGGCCGGAGCACCGAGAGAGAAAGTGCAGCAGCAAGGAGCTGTATCTATCAACCCAGGCTCTGCGTCATCTTGTTCCCAGCCCCTCCCCTGTGGATATTGCTGTCAGAACAGAGCAAATAGGACATGAAGATAAACCAGAGGAAAAGCCTGCCATTTataat CAAAATGCAGCATGGGCGCACATTTCATCCTTTAAGTCCCAATCTATGGATGATCTGAGCTCCaactctttctcctccttcacctcgGCCTCGTCCTTGCCTCTGCTGAGACAGGACCATCCTTATGTGTATGAGAGCACCCTGACCCTGCAGAGGATCTCAGCTCTCCTCACTGATGGAGAGAAcgagagcagggaggaggagagcagagccgCCTCGGACTCAGATGCCTCACCAGAGTGTCCTGACCTGACAGCGACACTAGATGGCACCACAGACCTCGTTTCCCTCAACAGCTCCAGCAAGGACAGCATGGAAGAGTTGGTGCTTTCTGTAGAGT ggggagaggaggaagaagacttTCTCACTGTCGATACAGTTTCAGGGCCTTCCATGGAGGAAGACCTTCCTTTTGACAAGAG TAATGAAGATACCCAGTCTGCGCCATGCCTCTTTGAGCCCCAAGTGAAGAGTCACAGTttcctctcacctgtctctg AGAAAACGGATTACTGTAAAGAAGTGTCTGAGCAGATCTTTGACAGACCCCCAGATGTCACTGATCTGGGGTGCACTGTGCTGTCAGGAAACCAAGAGGTCCAATCACATCGTGTCCCTCCCCAGATCTTCTCATTTGGTGAGGCAGCTGCATCCTGCTGTTTAATGGAACTGGAATCTCTTCAG AATGCATGTGAGTTTCTCCAGCTTGAGGAGGCAGTGGAATTGTTCTGTCAAGACTCCCAGGAGGTGGTGGGCCAGCCAGACATGCTGACTTCCTGTGTCCTGTCTGAGAGCACCCAGGACCTGCTGGCTGAGCTTCATCACAGCCCTCTTTTAGAGGAACCTATTGCCAGTGGCTCAGAGGCATTGGTGGAGGTGGGCGAGCAGGGCAGCAAaacatcctccctcctcttctcgaCATGCCACTCCCTTTGCCCCACACAGTTTCAGATTCCTGGTGGCTTTCTATCCACGGCGACCAGCCCAACCCTCAACGCTCAGATTAGCCCCTTTCCCGCTGATGCCACTTGCAAGAGATCACCTAAGGCTTCTCTGGAAAAGGAGGTGGCCTACTTCCACAGCACCTCAGACAGGCGGGGCAGCTGGTGGAAACAGGGTCTGGAAACTCCAGCTACTTCTGGCCTTCTGCCTGAGAGACAGCATGTGCCAGAGATCACATCAG AAAGGAGGGCTTCTCTTGCACTCAGTCGGTCATGTTCCCACAGTCTAGTCAACTTCATGGACTTGGCGGCCAAACAGAAAGGCGACAAGAGAGAGGGCAAACAG GCAGACAAAGAGGAGCCGGCAGGTTGCAGGAGTCCTGGGAGGGCCTCACACCAATGGGCAGAGCAGGGTGTCACAGGCCATCGAAGAGCACGGCCCAGGAAAGGCAAACGAGTGAAGTCAGCATGA